In Aureibaculum algae, the following are encoded in one genomic region:
- a CDS encoding M1 family metallopeptidase: MKKSILRIVGVLCVYAISIINSSLFAFTDNYPKNPKIDITNYAFNIKLSDTTDEIICVVTIDVNYLADGVAYLRLDLINTSTKLENKGMTVSSIISDGKEIIYSHENDEILIELPEKSYKNQTSQYTVSYKGIPATGLKIADNKYGDRTFFSDNWPNKGRNWLAMVDHPYDKSKCEFIVTAPNHYQVVSNGLKIEETDLENGMRLTHWKQSVPIASWLYVLGVAKFAVKYVDKFEGKSIETWVYPQDREAGFYDFAEPTKKVLEFYSSYIGPFSYERLANIQSNSVSGGMEAASAILYSEKSVKGDRNERWRNVVIHEIAHQWFGNAVTEYDWDEVWLSEGFATYFTLLFIEHEYGRDAFTNGLIDSKKRVDDFYKKNPKYTIIHDNLKDMKDVTSSQTYQKGSWILHMLRGKIGTELFWKGIRAYYKKYKDLNATVADFIREMEIVSGQDLSQFFEQWLYKPGTLKYEGDWKYDVKKKEVKIRLNQVQNDGSLFKMPLEIAVYHNEKQKPLIKTLQVNEKANTFYITVDSEPEKVVLDPNMWILMDSEFRKVK, from the coding sequence ATGAAAAAATCTATACTAAGAATTGTAGGTGTACTTTGTGTATATGCAATATCAATTATAAACTCATCACTTTTTGCTTTTACCGACAACTACCCTAAAAATCCTAAAATTGATATTACCAATTATGCATTTAACATTAAACTGTCTGATACTACTGACGAAATCATTTGTGTAGTTACTATTGACGTAAACTACCTTGCTGATGGTGTAGCATATCTTCGACTCGACTTAATAAACACCTCAACCAAATTAGAGAATAAAGGTATGACAGTAAGCAGCATTATTTCGGATGGAAAAGAAATTATATACAGCCATGAAAATGACGAAATTTTAATTGAGCTTCCAGAAAAATCGTACAAAAATCAAACCAGTCAGTATACCGTTTCTTATAAAGGTATTCCTGCCACAGGACTTAAAATAGCGGATAACAAGTATGGAGACCGAACATTTTTTAGTGATAACTGGCCAAATAAAGGTCGCAACTGGCTAGCTATGGTGGATCATCCGTATGACAAATCAAAATGTGAATTTATAGTAACGGCTCCCAATCATTATCAAGTAGTTTCTAACGGATTAAAAATAGAAGAAACCGATTTAGAAAACGGTATGCGTCTTACGCATTGGAAACAATCAGTTCCAATTGCTTCTTGGTTATATGTTCTTGGAGTAGCCAAGTTTGCTGTCAAATATGTCGATAAATTTGAGGGAAAATCTATTGAAACATGGGTGTATCCTCAAGACCGTGAAGCGGGATTTTATGATTTTGCTGAACCCACAAAAAAAGTATTAGAATTTTACAGCTCCTATATTGGTCCTTTTTCTTACGAAAGATTGGCTAATATTCAATCAAACAGCGTAAGCGGCGGCATGGAAGCGGCATCCGCAATTTTATATAGTGAAAAATCCGTTAAAGGAGATCGAAATGAACGATGGCGAAATGTAGTTATACATGAAATTGCACATCAATGGTTTGGAAATGCGGTTACTGAATATGACTGGGATGAAGTTTGGCTTAGCGAAGGTTTTGCAACTTATTTCACGTTACTCTTTATAGAGCATGAATATGGTAGAGACGCCTTTACAAATGGTCTAATTGATAGTAAAAAAAGAGTAGATGACTTTTATAAAAAGAATCCAAAATATACTATTATTCATGATAATTTAAAGGACATGAAAGATGTAACGAGTTCTCAAACCTATCAAAAAGGGAGTTGGATTTTACACATGCTACGAGGTAAGATAGGAACAGAATTATTTTGGAAAGGAATAAGAGCGTATTACAAAAAGTATAAAGACTTAAATGCTACCGTTGCAGATTTTATAAGAGAAATGGAAATTGTTTCAGGACAAGACTTATCTCAATTTTTTGAGCAATGGTTATACAAACCGGGCACTTTAAAATATGAAGGTGATTGGAAATATGATGTAAAGAAAAAAGAGGTTAAAATACGCCTTAATCAAGTTCAAAACGACGGTAGTCTTTTTAAAATGCCATTAGAAATAGCTGTTTACCATAACGAAAAGCAAAAACCACTTATAAAAACCTTACAAGTAAATGAAAAAGCAAATACATTTTATATTACTGTAGATTCAGAACCTGAAAAAGTTGTATTAGACCCC
- a CDS encoding M24 family metallopeptidase produces the protein MTNFKSTVLTILLFLTIFVVAQEKHHYQTDFSPEDFNKRRTQIFTKIGNNAFALIQGSAGVPGFSVYRQSNTFYYLSGLETAHAYLLLNGKHKTSTLYLPHRDEGREKGEGKVLSAEDAELVKELTGVDKVRGLEFLSSDIVSTGLIKPPGLVLYTPLSPAEIGNDSRDEILYAQARTASDPWDAQPSREARFTQKIKERFPQVEIRDLSPILDAMRLIKSPKEIDLIRKATQIAGLGIIEAMKSTKPGIYEYQLDAAAKYIYYLNGARGDGYASIIGGGTNAYFGHYFHKKDVLNDGDLVLMDYAPDYRYYTSDVTRIWPVNGKFNKSQTALYEFIVAYRDALFKYIKPGITSNEVLKKAAEDMKKYIVGKKFVKPSHLKAVQEGLVFRGHFQHPVGMAVHDVSRVRGVELKPGMVFTIDPMIWLRDERLYIRIEDVAVVTETGVENMSGFVPSSISDVEKTIKGKGLTEFRPATVLPLKE, from the coding sequence ATGACAAATTTTAAATCGACAGTTTTAACCATTTTATTATTTCTAACAATCTTTGTAGTAGCACAAGAAAAACATCATTATCAAACAGACTTTTCTCCTGAAGATTTTAATAAAAGAAGAACTCAAATATTTACCAAAATTGGAAACAATGCTTTTGCTTTAATACAAGGCTCTGCTGGTGTTCCCGGATTTAGCGTTTACAGACAATCTAATACGTTTTATTATTTAAGCGGATTAGAAACTGCTCATGCCTATTTATTGCTTAATGGAAAGCATAAAACATCAACCCTTTATTTACCACATAGAGATGAAGGTAGAGAAAAAGGGGAAGGAAAAGTACTGTCTGCTGAAGATGCAGAATTGGTTAAAGAATTAACTGGTGTAGATAAGGTTCGTGGACTCGAATTTTTATCAAGTGATATTGTTAGTACCGGGTTAATTAAACCACCTGGATTGGTATTATACACACCCTTAAGTCCTGCTGAAATAGGCAATGATAGTCGTGATGAGATTTTATATGCCCAAGCTAGAACCGCTTCTGATCCGTGGGATGCTCAACCATCGCGAGAAGCTAGATTTACGCAAAAAATAAAAGAACGTTTTCCACAAGTTGAAATACGCGACCTTTCTCCTATTTTAGATGCTATGCGACTCATTAAAAGTCCTAAAGAAATTGACCTTATTAGAAAAGCAACCCAAATAGCTGGACTTGGTATTATTGAAGCCATGAAATCTACAAAACCAGGTATTTACGAATACCAACTAGATGCCGCCGCAAAATATATTTATTACTTAAATGGAGCTCGAGGTGATGGTTATGCGTCAATTATTGGAGGTGGTACCAATGCTTATTTTGGTCACTACTTTCACAAGAAAGATGTACTTAATGATGGTGATTTAGTCCTAATGGATTATGCACCTGACTATCGGTATTACACCAGTGATGTAACCAGAATTTGGCCTGTAAATGGTAAATTTAACAAATCTCAAACAGCTTTATACGAATTTATTGTAGCTTACCGTGACGCTCTTTTCAAATACATAAAACCAGGAATCACTAGTAATGAAGTACTGAAAAAAGCCGCTGAAGATATGAAGAAATACATTGTGGGTAAAAAATTCGTGAAGCCTTCTCATTTAAAAGCTGTGCAAGAAGGACTTGTATTTCGTGGTCATTTTCAACACCCTGTTGGTATGGCTGTTCATGATGTAAGCAGAGTAAGAGGCGTTGAACTTAAACCAGGTATGGTTTTTACTATAGACCCTATGATTTGGTTACGAGACGAACGATTGTATATTAGAATTGAAGATGTTGCCGTAGTTACTGAAACAGGTGTTGAAAACATGAGTGGTTTTGTTCCTTCAAGCATAAGCGATGTTGAAAAAACTATTAAAGGAAAAGGGCTGACCGAATTTAGACCTGCAACAGTATTGCCATTAAAAGAATAG
- a CDS encoding NYN domain-containing protein — protein sequence MIKDIKLAVLIDGDNIPSKYIKEMMEEITKYGTPTIKRIYGDWTKPHLNKWKNVLLENAINPIQQYGYTTGKNATDSAMIIDAMDILYSKNIDGFCLVSSDSDFTKLATRLRESGMQVIGIGEKKTPDPFIVACDKFIYLEILETFTEQQDGKPEVKKPSLDKITPKTIRLLKQSVSDAADDDGWAFLGDVGSLIIKKQPNFDARNFGFDKLTPLFKSLTQFEIEQRDQGNKRFKLIYVKNK from the coding sequence ATGATTAAAGATATAAAATTAGCAGTACTTATAGACGGTGATAATATTCCGTCAAAGTACATAAAGGAGATGATGGAAGAGATTACCAAGTACGGAACTCCTACAATTAAACGTATTTATGGAGATTGGACGAAACCACATTTGAACAAATGGAAAAATGTCCTATTGGAAAATGCTATTAATCCAATACAACAATACGGATATACCACAGGAAAAAATGCCACAGATTCAGCCATGATTATTGATGCGATGGATATATTATATTCCAAAAACATTGATGGTTTTTGTTTGGTCTCTTCGGATAGTGATTTTACAAAGTTGGCAACACGCTTAAGAGAATCTGGAATGCAAGTTATTGGTATTGGAGAAAAGAAAACGCCAGATCCGTTTATTGTAGCCTGTGATAAATTTATTTATTTAGAAATTTTAGAAACGTTTACGGAGCAGCAAGATGGTAAACCAGAAGTAAAGAAGCCAAGTTTAGATAAAATAACACCAAAAACAATTCGCTTGTTAAAACAGTCTGTTTCAGATGCTGCCGATGATGATGGTTGGGCATTTTTAGGGGATGTAGGCTCACTAATTATTAAAAAACAACCTAATTTTGATGCTCGTAATTTTGGTTTTGATAAGTTAACACCATTATTCAAGTCGCTTACGCAATTTGAAATTGAACAACGTGATCAAGGTAATAAAAGATTTAAATTGATTTATGTGAAGAATAAGTAG
- a CDS encoding amidohydrolase family protein: MSKINLLFFVVIFLSLNLTAQDEKSKKWDVSNPEGDWNFKEVKLNTDEGTWMNVDVSPDGKTIVFDLLGDIYKMPITGGKSTLLRQGLAFEIQPQFSPDGKKILFTSDAGGGDNIWTMNTDGSDAKQITKESFRLLNNATWMPDGDFIIARKHFTSGRSLGAGEMWMYHITGGSGTQLTKRKNDQQDVNEPTVSPDGKYLYYSEDVYPGGAFNYNKDPNSQIYVIKRYSFEDGSIETITGGPGGAARPQISPDGKKLAFVKRVRTKTVLYIHNLETGEEFPVYDNLNKDQQEAWAVFGVYTRFSWMPNNNELVFWSGGKINKLNIETLAVSNIPFEAEATIKIAKAVEFDNPAFTDSFTAKAIRNTVTSPDGKSIAFNALGHIYTKKLPNGTPKRLTKGNDIEAEPQFSPNGKEIVYVTWNDENFGAIYTVSSKGGKSTKITIEKGIYRMPSFSNDGNKIVYVKEGGNNEQGRTYSKKSGIYTVNKDGSDNKWLKVSGEYPKFSSSNQHIIYQTGGTYFGNLTKSLKSVDLNGQQEKTLITSKYANRLVPSPDNKWLAFSNLHNVYLAPMPTTGQTLDLDNKTKAVPVSQISKDAGTNLHWSDDSKTVHFTLGEEYYSNRINERFTFLKNSPDSIAPPNDKGLKINLVAKMDTPMGKIAFTNARIITMEGSEVIEDGTIVIEKNKITAIGKTSDITIDSDTRVYDVAGKTIMPGMVDAHAHIGGFRYGLNAQKHWQFYANLAHGVTTSHDPSANTETVFTLAEMIKSGEMVGPRLYSTGFILYGADGDFKAVVNSLDDARSSIRRTKAFGALSVKSYNQPRREQRQQILQAAREEGIFVVPEGGSTFYHNMTMIMDGHTGIEHNIPIAPVYKDVITLWSNSNTGYTPTLIVNYAGMSGEYYWYQTTNVWENEKLLKYTPRSIVDARSRHRTMVPMEEYENGHILTSKTAKALSDAGVKVNLGAHGQLQGLGAHWELWMLQQGGMTNHEALQAATINGAEYLGIGNDVGSLKVGKLADLIVLDKNPLDDIQNSNSVKYTMVNGRLYDTETMNEIGNTIKNRTKFYWENNNYNQAFPWHEEAQSFTQPGCGCVVGHN; encoded by the coding sequence ATGTCTAAAATCAACCTACTCTTTTTTGTTGTTATTTTTCTTTCACTCAATCTCACTGCTCAAGATGAAAAGTCCAAAAAATGGGATGTTTCAAATCCCGAAGGCGATTGGAATTTTAAAGAAGTTAAATTGAATACAGATGAAGGCACTTGGATGAATGTAGATGTGAGTCCTGACGGAAAAACGATTGTTTTTGACCTATTAGGTGATATTTATAAAATGCCAATAACTGGTGGAAAATCGACACTGCTAAGACAAGGTCTGGCTTTTGAAATACAACCACAGTTCAGTCCAGATGGTAAAAAGATTCTATTTACAAGTGATGCTGGTGGTGGTGATAATATTTGGACAATGAACACAGATGGTTCGGATGCCAAACAAATCACAAAAGAAAGCTTTAGATTGTTGAATAATGCTACTTGGATGCCTGATGGTGATTTTATTATCGCTAGAAAACATTTTACTTCTGGCAGATCTTTAGGGGCAGGAGAAATGTGGATGTATCATATAACTGGAGGTTCTGGAACTCAATTGACAAAAAGAAAAAATGACCAACAAGATGTAAACGAGCCCACAGTATCACCTGATGGAAAGTATTTATATTATAGCGAAGATGTATATCCCGGCGGAGCATTTAATTATAACAAAGATCCGAACAGTCAGATTTATGTCATAAAGAGATACAGCTTTGAAGATGGCAGTATAGAAACAATAACAGGTGGACCGGGTGGAGCTGCACGTCCTCAAATATCACCAGATGGTAAAAAATTAGCGTTTGTAAAACGCGTTAGAACAAAAACAGTACTCTATATTCATAATTTAGAAACAGGAGAAGAATTTCCTGTGTACGACAACTTAAACAAAGACCAGCAAGAGGCTTGGGCAGTATTTGGAGTGTACACTCGCTTTAGTTGGATGCCTAACAATAACGAATTGGTATTTTGGTCAGGTGGTAAAATCAATAAACTAAACATTGAAACCTTAGCAGTAAGCAACATTCCTTTTGAAGCAGAAGCCACTATCAAAATTGCGAAAGCAGTGGAGTTTGATAATCCTGCATTTACAGATAGTTTTACAGCAAAAGCAATTAGAAACACAGTGACTTCTCCTGACGGAAAATCAATAGCTTTTAATGCTCTGGGACATATCTACACTAAAAAATTACCAAATGGCACACCAAAGCGATTAACGAAAGGAAATGACATTGAAGCTGAACCTCAATTTTCTCCAAACGGAAAAGAAATAGTGTATGTAACTTGGAACGATGAAAATTTCGGTGCCATTTATACAGTATCATCCAAAGGAGGTAAATCAACTAAAATAACTATTGAAAAAGGAATTTATAGAATGCCTTCTTTCAGTAATGATGGCAACAAAATTGTCTATGTGAAAGAAGGAGGTAATAATGAGCAAGGGAGAACGTATTCGAAAAAATCCGGTATTTACACTGTAAACAAAGATGGTTCCGACAATAAATGGCTAAAAGTAAGTGGTGAATATCCAAAATTTTCGTCATCAAATCAACATATTATCTATCAAACAGGAGGAACTTATTTTGGTAACTTAACAAAATCCTTAAAAAGTGTTGATTTAAATGGACAACAAGAAAAAACATTAATCACCTCTAAATATGCAAACAGACTAGTACCAAGCCCAGATAACAAATGGCTTGCGTTCAGTAATCTACACAACGTATACTTGGCACCGATGCCAACAACCGGTCAAACATTAGATTTAGATAATAAAACGAAAGCAGTTCCTGTTTCTCAAATTTCAAAAGATGCAGGTACGAACTTACATTGGTCTGATGATAGTAAAACGGTACACTTTACCTTAGGTGAAGAATACTATAGCAATAGAATTAATGAGCGATTTACATTTCTTAAAAACTCACCTGATAGCATCGCTCCACCTAACGATAAGGGACTCAAAATAAACTTAGTGGCTAAAATGGATACCCCTATGGGTAAAATAGCATTTACGAATGCAAGAATTATTACCATGGAAGGTAGTGAGGTTATTGAGGATGGAACCATAGTAATTGAAAAAAATAAGATCACCGCTATTGGTAAAACGTCAGACATAACCATAGACTCGGACACTAGAGTTTATGATGTTGCCGGTAAAACAATTATGCCGGGGATGGTTGATGCTCACGCACACATCGGCGGATTCAGATATGGTCTAAATGCTCAAAAACATTGGCAATTCTATGCCAATTTAGCTCACGGGGTAACAACTTCTCATGATCCTTCGGCAAACACAGAAACTGTATTTACATTGGCCGAAATGATTAAAAGCGGTGAGATGGTAGGGCCTCGCCTCTACTCTACTGGATTTATTTTATACGGTGCTGATGGCGATTTTAAAGCCGTTGTTAATAGCTTAGATGATGCACGATCTTCTATTCGAAGAACCAAAGCTTTTGGTGCTCTATCTGTGAAGAGTTATAACCAACCACGACGTGAACAACGTCAACAAATTTTACAAGCAGCACGTGAAGAGGGTATTTTTGTGGTTCCAGAAGGTGGCTCTACGTTTTATCATAATATGACCATGATTATGGATGGACATACAGGTATAGAGCATAACATTCCAATTGCCCCAGTTTATAAAGATGTCATAACTCTTTGGAGTAATAGTAACACAGGGTATACACCTACTCTTATTGTAAATTACGCAGGTATGAGTGGTGAGTATTATTGGTACCAAACCACCAATGTATGGGAGAATGAAAAATTATTAAAATATACCCCTAGAAGTATTGTTGATGCCCGATCTAGACATAGAACAATGGTGCCTATGGAAGAATATGAAAATGGACATATATTAACTTCAAAAACAGCTAAAGCACTTTCTGACGCTGGAGTTAAAGTAAATTTAGGTGCTCACGGACAGTTACAAGGCTTAGGTGCTCATTGGGAGTTATGGATGTTACAACAGGGAGGTATGACCAACCATGAAGCCTTACAAGCAGCAACTATTAATGGAGCTGAATATTTAGGTATAGGTAATGATGTTGGTTCTTTAAAAGTAGGTAAACTCGCAGATTTAATTGTCTTAGATAAAAACCCTCTAGATGACATCCAAAATTCAAATAGTGTAAAATATACTATGGTAAATGGTAGATTATATGATACTGAAACCATGAACGAAATTGGGAATACCATAAAAAATAGGACTAAATTCTATTGGGAAAACAATAATTACAACCAAGCTTTTCCTTGGCACGAAGAAGCTCAAAGTTTTACGCAACCCGGATGCGGATGTGTAGTTGGGCATAACTAA